The Streptomyces sp. B3I8 nucleotide sequence GGCTCCCGCGTGGCGCCGACATCCTCGTACGTGAACGACATGGGGCCCAAGGGTAGAGCCGCCCCCGGCGCGATGCGCGCCGGGGGCGGCTCAGCTGAACGAGTGTCGGACTAGTTCACGTTGACGCCGCTCCAGGCAGCCTGGACCGCGTTGTACTCGGCGCTGCCGGAGCCGTACAGGGCGGACGCCGCGCTCAGCGTCGCCGTGCGGGCGCCGGAGTACTTGGTGGTCGAGGTCATGTACGTGGTGAGCGCCTTGTACCAGATCTGCAGCGCCTTGGCGCGGCCGATGCCGGTGACCGTGGAGCCGTTGGACGTCGGCGAGTTGTAGCTGACGCCGTTGATCGTCTTCGCGCCGCTGCCCTCGGACAGCAGGTAGAAGAAGTGGTTGGCGACGCCGGACGAGTAGTGCACGTCCTTGTTGCCCACGGAGGAGGACCAGTAGTCGGCCGAGCCGCCGTCCTTGCTGGGCTTGTCCATGTACCGCAGCGGCGAGCCGTCGCCGTTGATGTCGATCTCCTCGCCGATGAGGTAGTCACCCTTGTCGGACGAGTTGTTGGCGAAGAACTCCACGCCGGTGCCGAAGATGTCCGAGGTTCCCTCGTTCAGACCGCCGGACTCGCCCGAGTAGTTGAGCCCCGCGGTCGCGGCCGTGACACCGTGGCTCATCTCGTGGCCGGCCACGTCCAGCGCGGTCAGCGGGTGGTTGTTCCCGGAGCCGTCGCCGTACGTCATGCAGAAGCAGCTGTCGTCCCAGAAGGCGTTGACGTAGTTGCTGCCGTAGTGGACCCGGGAGTACGCGCCGACACCGTTGTTCTTGATGCCGCTGCGGTTGAACGTGCTCTTGTAGAAGTCCCAGGTCTCCTGCGCGCCGTACGCGGCGTCGGCGGCGGCGGTCTGGTCGGTGGAGGAGCTGGAGGCCGCGCCGGTGCCCCACACGTCGTCGGCGTCGGTGAACAGCGTGCCGGTGCCGGAGGTGCGGTGGGCCAGGTTGTACGTCTTGTGGCCGCCGCGCGTGGTGTCGTAGAGCTGGTACGTGGAGCCGGACTTGGTGGTGCCCAGGGTGACCGTCCCCGAGTACAGGGTCTTGCCGGTGCCGGTCTCGATGCCCTGGTACTCGTAGAGCTTCTTGCCGGTGGCGGCGTCCGTGACGACGTGCAGTTCGTTGGGGGTGCCGTCGTCCTGGAGGCCGCCGACGACCGTCTCGTACGCCAGCACCGGGGTGCCGTTCGCCGCCCAGATCACCTTGCGCGGGGCACGGTCGGCGTCGGTCCTGGCGGAGCCGGCGTCCTTCGCGGCGGTCAGGGCCTGCTTCTTCGCCGTCGAGGCGGCGACCTTCGGGGTCACCGAGGCGACCTTGATGGCGGCCTTCGTCGCCTTGGTCACGCTCGTCGTCGCACCGGAGGCGGACTCGTGCACGACCAGGTCGCCGCCGAGCACCGGCAGGCCGTCGTAGGTGCGCTCGTAGCGGGTGTGGACGGTGCCGTCGGCGTCCTTGACGACGTCTCTGACGACCAGTTTCTCCTTGGCGCCGAGGCCTATCCTCTGTGCCGTCTCGGGGGCGGCGGCCTCGGCCTGCCGGATGAGGCCCGTACGTGCGCTCGCCGACAGCTGCAGCGGGGCCGCGGCGGGGGTGGCCGCGCCCTGGTCGGCGGGGGTCTGTGCGGCTGCCCCGGTGCTCAGACCGGTGGTCAGCAGGGCTCCGGCCGCGACGGCGGTGGCGATGGCCAGAGTGGTGCGCTTGTGACGCGCGTAGAGGGGAGTCACGCAAGCTCCTTATGTGGGGGCGCCCGTGAGGCGTGGGGGGCCTCGCGGACAGCTGAAGTTGCGGTGCGGTGTGCCGTCCGTGCGCTGGAAGACTGACATTGAAGGCGTGTGCATGTCAGGACCCCGACGGGACGTTGGCCGAAAATCGTCCGCAGAGTGAAGATCGGTGTACGCAATGCGGAACAGATCTCTCCCGACCCCCTCCGGACCGATCCGACTGTCGCGCGGAGGCCGGGACGGACCGGATGCGAATGGTCCGTCGTGGGTCGAATGCGTGAAGCGCGGCGCCCAGGACGTGAGTTGAGAGACCGTCAGTATTCGGACGATCGCCCTCCGCCTGTGCTCAGCCGGCCGGACCCGACGGAGCGCCGTTCCCGGCCCCCGTGTCCGCCGCCCGTCCGGTCCCACCGGCCGAATCGGTCCCGGTGGCCGAAAACTGCCCCTCGCCGTGCCAGGAGTGCCACAGCGCCGCATATGTCCCGCCCGCCGCCACCAGGCTCTCGTGCCTGCCCAGCTCGGTCAGCCGGCCGTCCTCCATCACCGCCACCCGGTCCGCGTCGTGCGCGGTGTGCAGCCGGTGCGCGATCGCGATCACCGTGCGGCCCGACAGCACCGCGGCGAGGGCGCGCTCGGTGCTCCGGGCGCTCGCCGGATCGAGCAGCGCCGTCGCCTCGTCGAGAATGAGCGTGTGCGGATCGGCCAGCACCACCCGTGCCAGGGCGAGTTGCTGCGCCTGCGAGCCGTCGGTCGCGTGCCCGCCGGTTCCCAGCACGCAGTCCAGGCCGTCCGGCAGCCCGGCGACCCAGCCGTCCGCCCCCACCGCGGCCAGCGCCCGCCACAGCTCGCGGTCGGTGGCGGACGGTTCGGCGATCCGCAGGTTGTCCCGGACCGTGCCGAGGAACACGTGGTGCTCCTGCGTGACCAGGACGACCTGACGGCGCAACCGCTCCGGACCGAGCGCCGTGACCGGCACGCCGCCCACCGTCACCGTGCCCGAGCCCGGCGCGTCGATGCCCGCCAGCAGCCGGCACAGCGTGCTCTTGCCCGCGCCCGACGGCCCGACCACCGCCAGCCGCTCCCCGGGCCGCACGGTCAGGTCGACGCCACGCAGCACCTCCTCGCCACCGTCGTAGGCGTAGCGCACGCCGCGCACCTCGATCCGGTCGTCCACCGGGTCCGGTGCCGGTGCGCGCCCGGCCGGATCGGTGTGCGGCGCCCCGGCCAGGCCCTCCACGCGCGCGAACGAGGCGCCGCTGCTCTGCAGCTGCTCCACGTGCGTCAGGATCGTGTCCAGCGGCTCGGTGAGCTGCCGCAGATACAGCGCCGCCGCCACCACCTCGCCGACGCTCACCAGCCCGTGCGCGTGCAGCGCCCCGCCCGCCGTGAGCACCGCGGCCACCGGCACGACGTACGACGAGTCCACCGCGGGGAAGAACACACTGCGCAGGAACAGCGTGCGCAGCCGGGCGGAGCGGGAGGCCGCCAGCGCCCGACGGCTCGCGGCGATCCTGCGTCGCCCGAGTCCGAGCAGCTCCACCGTGCGGGCCCCCTCGGCGGTCGCGGCGAGGATCTCGGCCACGTCGGAGTTGGCCGCCCCCTCCACGAGGTAGGCGGTACGCGCCCGCCGCAGGTACCAGCGCAGCGCGCACCCGATGCCCACCATGCCGAGCAGCCCGCAGGCGCCGAGCAGCGGGTTCAGCAGCAGCACCGCGCCGAACAGGAACAGGACCTGCACCGAGCAGATCAGCAACTGGGGGCCCGCGTCCCGCAGCGTGGTGCCGACCGCGGCCACGTCCGCGGTGCCCCGCGCGGTCAGATCGCCCGTGCCGGCCCGTTCCACCACCGAGGCGGGCAACGCCAGCGCCCGGTCCACGAATTCCTCGCGGATCCGGGCCAGCGCCCGCTCGCCGAAGCGGTGGCCCAGGTAGCGGGCCCAGCGCGCCAGCACCGTCTCCGCCAGCGCGCACAGCAGGAGCCAGGGCGCCAGCCGGTCCACGGCGCCGGTGCCGGCCCCGGCCCGCACCTCGTCGACCAGCCGTCCGATCAGCCACGGCCCGGCCAGGCCGACGCCCGCCGCCAGCGCGTTGAGCGCGAGCACGACGCCGAACGCCCGGCCGTCGGCCCGCACCACCCGCACCGCGGCCCGCCGCACCTGGGCGGCCCCGGCCACCGGGAGCCGCCCGGACGCCTGTTCGTCGATGCCGCCGTCCTTCGGGGTCGCGGGCGCGGTCACCGTACGGCCTCCCTGGCGTCTCTGGAGTCGCCGGAGTCGCCGGAGTCGCCGGAGTCCCTGGAGTCCCTGGAATCCCTGGCGGGTCCGGCCGGGCCGTCGCGCCCGCCGGGCTCGTCGTGGCCATCGGGCTCGTCGCGACCGTCGGGCTCGTCGGGCCCGGCGGCCTCTTCGTCCCGGGACACCAGCGCCCGGTACCCCGGTTCCTCGGCGAGCAGCCGGTCGTGCGGGCCGTGGGCCGCGACCTTCCCGTCGACCAGGTGGTACACCGTGTCGGCGCGCTCGAGCAGCAGCGGCGAACCGGTGACGAGCAGCGTCGTGCGCCCGGTGCGGACGGCCCGCAGCCGGGCCGCGACCACCGCCTCCGTGTGTGCGTCGAGGGCGGAGGTCGGCTCCACCGCCAGCAGCACCTCCGGATCCGCCAGCAGCGCCCGCGCCAGCCGCACCCGCTGTCGCTGACCGCCCGACAGATTGCGGCCCTGCGCGTCGACCGGTGTGTCCAGTCCCCGCGGCAGCCCCCGTACGACGTCCTCGGCCGCCGCCGCGTGCACCGCGCGGGCGAGCGCCCCCGCACGCGGAGCCCCCTCACTCGCCCCCTCGCCCGGGCCGCCGATCAGCTCGCGCAGCGGCCCCGCGAACAGGTCGGCCTCGTTGTCGGCGACGAGGATCCGCTCCCGGACCCGGGCCGCCGGTACGGCGTCGAGCCGTACCCCGCCCCACGTCACCGCCGACTCCGTGCACCGGCCCAGCCGGTCCACCACCGCCGCCGTGTCCGAGGGCCGTGCCCCGGCCAGCGCCGTCAGCAGGCCCGGCACCACCCGCACCCCCGAGTCCGGGTCGTACAGCTCGGCCGGACCGGCGGGCGGCGGCGCGGTGCCGGTGTCCGGCAGCGGGGCGAGCCGCAGGAACGCCACGACCCGGCGCGCGGCGACCAGCCCCCGGCTGACCTGGTAACCGCATTCGAGGAAGAACGCCACCGGCGCCACCAGCACCGCCACATACCCGTAGACCGACACCAGTTCGCCCACGGTGATCGACCCCTGCGCCGCCAGCCGCGCCGCCGGCCAGGTCACCGCGGCCAGGAACAGCGTCGGCAGCCCGAGGCCCAGGGCCTGCACCCAACTGGTCACCGCGCCCACCCGGTAGCCCTGATCGCGCAGCCGCCCCGAGTCCGCCCGGAAGGCGTCCGCGAACAGCCCCTTGCCGCCGAGCCCGCCGAGCACCCGCAGCCCGCCCGCCAGGTCCCCGATGCGCGCGGTCAGCAGCCCCTGCCGCTCCCGGTA carries:
- a CDS encoding M4 family metallopeptidase, coding for MTPLYARHKRTTLAIATAVAAGALLTTGLSTGAAAQTPADQGAATPAAAPLQLSASARTGLIRQAEAAAPETAQRIGLGAKEKLVVRDVVKDADGTVHTRYERTYDGLPVLGGDLVVHESASGATTSVTKATKAAIKVASVTPKVAASTAKKQALTAAKDAGSARTDADRAPRKVIWAANGTPVLAYETVVGGLQDDGTPNELHVVTDAATGKKLYEYQGIETGTGKTLYSGTVTLGTTKSGSTYQLYDTTRGGHKTYNLAHRTSGTGTLFTDADDVWGTGAASSSSTDQTAAADAAYGAQETWDFYKSTFNRSGIKNNGVGAYSRVHYGSNYVNAFWDDSCFCMTYGDGSGNNHPLTALDVAGHEMSHGVTAATAGLNYSGESGGLNEGTSDIFGTGVEFFANNSSDKGDYLIGEEIDINGDGSPLRYMDKPSKDGGSADYWSSSVGNKDVHYSSGVANHFFYLLSEGSGAKTINGVSYNSPTSNGSTVTGIGRAKALQIWYKALTTYMTSTTKYSGARTATLSAASALYGSGSAEYNAVQAAWSGVNVN
- a CDS encoding ABC transporter ATP-binding protein produces the protein MTAPATPKDGGIDEQASGRLPVAGAAQVRRAAVRVVRADGRAFGVVLALNALAAGVGLAGPWLIGRLVDEVRAGAGTGAVDRLAPWLLLCALAETVLARWARYLGHRFGERALARIREEFVDRALALPASVVERAGTGDLTARGTADVAAVGTTLRDAGPQLLICSVQVLFLFGAVLLLNPLLGACGLLGMVGIGCALRWYLRRARTAYLVEGAANSDVAEILAATAEGARTVELLGLGRRRIAASRRALAASRSARLRTLFLRSVFFPAVDSSYVVPVAAVLTAGGALHAHGLVSVGEVVAAALYLRQLTEPLDTILTHVEQLQSSGASFARVEGLAGAPHTDPAGRAPAPDPVDDRIEVRGVRYAYDGGEEVLRGVDLTVRPGERLAVVGPSGAGKSTLCRLLAGIDAPGSGTVTVGGVPVTALGPERLRRQVVLVTQEHHVFLGTVRDNLRIAEPSATDRELWRALAAVGADGWVAGLPDGLDCVLGTGGHATDGSQAQQLALARVVLADPHTLILDEATALLDPASARSTERALAAVLSGRTVIAIAHRLHTAHDADRVAVMEDGRLTELGRHESLVAAGGTYAALWHSWHGEGQFSATGTDSAGGTGRAADTGAGNGAPSGPAG
- a CDS encoding ABC transporter ATP-binding protein, with amino-acid sequence MIDAHGDPGTPDARGGGRYLWWLVTRQPGRAAAGAVLGTVWMVLLAAAPYLMSRAVDDGLQRGDQAALAGWSAALLAVGACNAGVGLIRHRVMTQVRMDANFRTVKVVVGQAVRLGVALSRQVGTGEVVTIGVGDVQTISSSLTVVGPGVGAVVAYLVVAGLLLSISPLLAVLVLLGVPVLAVVVGPLLNRLQGVETEYRERQGLLTARIGDLAGGLRVLGGLGGKGLFADAFRADSGRLRDQGYRVGAVTSWVQALGLGLPTLFLAAVTWPAARLAAQGSITVGELVSVYGYVAVLVAPVAFFLECGYQVSRGLVAARRVVAFLRLAPLPDTGTAPPPAGPAELYDPDSGVRVVPGLLTALAGARPSDTAAVVDRLGRCTESAVTWGGVRLDAVPAARVRERILVADNEADLFAGPLRELIGGPGEGASEGAPRAGALARAVHAAAAEDVVRGLPRGLDTPVDAQGRNLSGGQRQRVRLARALLADPEVLLAVEPTSALDAHTEAVVAARLRAVRTGRTTLLVTGSPLLLERADTVYHLVDGKVAAHGPHDRLLAEEPGYRALVSRDEEAAGPDEPDGRDEPDGHDEPGGRDGPAGPARDSRDSRDSGDSGDSGDSRDAREAVR